A genomic window from Peromyscus maniculatus bairdii isolate BWxNUB_F1_BW_parent chromosome 1, HU_Pman_BW_mat_3.1, whole genome shotgun sequence includes:
- the Lrrc10b gene encoding leucine-rich repeat-containing protein 10B, which translates to MGIAESTPDELPSDAEEQLRSGEQQLELSGRRLRRLPSAVCALSRLQKLYVSGTGLRELPEEIEELRELRILALDFNKLERLPDGLCRLPRLTRLYLGGNRLLALPPDFAQLQSLRCLWIEGNFLRRFPRPLLRLVALQSLQMGDNRLRALPAELPRMTGLRGLWLYGNRFEEFPPALLRMGRLHILDLDRNRLGGFPDLHPLRALRVFSYDHNPVTGPPRVADTVFLVGEGAVERMAERDEPIPRPPPRRPVRAFEDEEEEDLLIGGSGPRALGPARDNLRALEAPPGLGT; encoded by the coding sequence ATGGGTATCGCGGAGTCCACGCCGGACGAGCTGCCGTCGGACGCCGAGGAGCAGCTGCGCAGCGGCGAGCAGCAGCTGGAGCTGAGcgggcggcggctgcggcggctgCCCAGCGCCGTGTGCGCTCTGAGCCGCCTGCAGAAGCTGTATGTGAGCGGCACCGGGCTGCGCGAGCTGCCCGAGGAGATCGAGGAGCTGCGCGAGCTGCGCATCCTGGCGCTCGATTTCAACAAGCTGGAGCGCCTGCCCGACGGCCTGTGTCGCCTGCCGCGCCTCACGCGTCTCTACCTGGGCGGCAACCGGTTGCTGGCGCTGCCACCCGATTTTGCGCAGCTGCAGAGCCTGCGCTGCCTCTGGATCGAGGGCAACTTCCTGCGGCGCTTCCCGCGGCCGCTGCTGCGCCTGGTGGCGCTGCAATCGCTGCAGATGGGCGACAACCGGCTGCGCGCGCTGCCGGCGGAGCTGCCGCGCATGACGGGCTTGCGTGGCCTCTGGCTCTACGGCAACCGCTTCGAAGAGTTCCCGCCCGCGCTGCTGCGCATGGGCCGGCTGCACATCCTCGACCTCGACCGCAACCGCCTGGGCGGCTTCCCGGACCTGCACCCGCTGCGCGCGCTGCGAGTTTTCTCCTACGACCACAACCCGGTCACTGGACCCCCGCGCGTGGCAGACACCGTTTTCTTAGTTGGCGAGGGCGCCGTCGAGCGCATGGCTGAGCGCGACGAGCCCATTCCGCGGCCGCCACCCCGGCGTCCAGTCCGGGCCtttgaggatgaggaggaagaagacctGCTCATAGGAGGCTCAGGACCCAGGGCCCTGGGGCCTGCCAGGGACAACCTCCGAGCCTTGGAAGCCCCTCCAGGATTGGGCACCTGA